A single genomic interval of Piliocolobus tephrosceles isolate RC106 chromosome 7, ASM277652v3, whole genome shotgun sequence harbors:
- the LOC113219488 gene encoding DNA-directed RNA polymerases I, II, and III subunit RPABC4: MDTQKDVQPPKQQPMIYICGECHTENEIKSRDPIRCRECGYRIMYKKRTKRLVVFDAR; this comes from the exons ATGGACACCCAGAAGGACGTTCAACCTCCAAAGCAGCAACCAATGATATACATCTGTGGAG aatgtcacacagaaaatgaaataaaatctagggaTCCAATCAGATGCAGAGAATGTGGATACAGAATAATGTACAAGAAAAGGACTAAAAGAT TGGTTGTTTTTGATGCTCGATGA